The Streptomyces seoulensis genome contains a region encoding:
- a CDS encoding helix-turn-helix domain-containing protein has product MSIGSNSPEDEPPFPDVPEHDGPSVGTALRQARVAAGLSAGDVSNATRIRLGIVHAIEEDDFTSCGGDVYARGHIRNLAKAVGLDPAPLIARFDAEHGGRPAPTPAAPLFEAERIRPERRGPNWTAAMVAAIVVVIGFVGFTAVKSQTGGDTDTQAVEGKASPTATRSAAPTPKTGQSATPKSDPSDSAIAAAPQDKVTVQVSAPDGRSWISAKDHNGRMLFDGLLNKGESKTFQDSTKINLILGDAGAIELYVNGKKIDDDFRPGAVERLTYTKGDPEVG; this is encoded by the coding sequence GTGTCCATCGGCAGCAACTCCCCCGAAGACGAGCCCCCGTTCCCCGACGTCCCCGAGCACGACGGACCCTCCGTCGGCACCGCCCTGCGTCAGGCCCGCGTCGCGGCCGGGCTGAGCGCGGGTGATGTCAGCAACGCCACCCGCATCCGCCTCGGCATCGTGCACGCCATCGAGGAGGACGACTTCACCTCCTGCGGCGGTGACGTGTACGCGCGCGGCCACATCCGCAACCTCGCCAAGGCCGTCGGCCTCGATCCCGCCCCCCTGATCGCGCGGTTCGACGCCGAACACGGCGGCCGGCCCGCGCCCACCCCCGCGGCCCCCCTGTTCGAGGCGGAGCGCATCCGCCCCGAGCGCAGGGGCCCGAACTGGACCGCGGCCATGGTCGCGGCGATCGTCGTCGTCATCGGCTTCGTCGGCTTCACCGCCGTCAAGTCGCAGACCGGCGGCGACACGGACACCCAGGCCGTCGAGGGCAAGGCCTCGCCGACCGCCACCAGGTCCGCCGCGCCCACCCCGAAGACCGGGCAGTCCGCCACGCCGAAGTCCGACCCGTCCGACAGCGCCATCGCGGCCGCCCCGCAGGACAAGGTGACCGTCCAGGTCAGCGCCCCCGACGGGCGTAGCTGGATCTCCGCCAAGGACCACAACGGGCGCATGCTCTTCGACGGTCTGCTCAACAAGGGCGAGTCCAAGACCTTCCAGGACAGCACCAAGATCAACCTGATCCTCGGTGACGCCGGGGCGATCGAGCTGTACGTCAACGGCAAGAAGATCGACGACGACTTCCGGCCCGGTGCCGTGGAGCGGCTCACGTACACCAAGGGCGACCCCGAGGTCGGGTGA
- a CDS encoding DNA translocase FtsK produces the protein MASRPSAAKKPPARKAAVPAKAPARKAVAKKAPASKAPAKKAPARKPAVRKVPAKPAPSPTGGVYRLVRALWLGMAHAVGAVFRGIGQGAKNLDPAHRKDGVALLLFAVALIVAAGTWADLSGPVGDLVEILVTGAFGRLDLLVPILFAVIAVRFIRHPEQPEANGRIVIGLSALVIGVLGQVHIACGSPARDDGMRAIRDAGGLIGWAAATPLTYTMSEVLAVPLLVLLTVFGLLVVTATPVNHIPQRLRALGVRLGVLHDYAADLDDVEGYDEQWRDEPPARPRSRRGGPQGYDPDAAEDEALTRRRPRRAARPEPREMDAIDVASAANAALDGAVQHGMPPSPVVADLTQGVSVGDREETTPVPVPSPAPSSRPVPGKRNTDSGVLDLTKAPPEVPREMPARAEQLQLSGDITYSLPSLDLLTRGGPGKARSAANDAVVASLRTVFTEFKVDADVTGFTRGPTVTRYEVQLGPAVKVERITALAKNIAYAVASPDVRIISPIPGKSAVGIEIPNTDREMVNLGDVLRLAESAEDDDPMLVAFGKDVEGGYVMHSLAKMPHVLVAGATGSGKSSCINCLITSIMMRATPEDVRMILVDPKRVELTAYEGIPHLITPIITNPKRAAEALQWVVREMDLRYDDLAAYGFRHIDDFNRAVREGKVTPPLGSERELQPYPYLLVIVDELADLMMVAPRDVEDSIVRITQLARAAGIHLVLATQRPSVDVVTGLIKANVPSRLAFATSSLADSRVILDQPGAEKLIGKGDGLFLPMGANKPTRMQGAFVTEAEVAVVVQHCKDQMAPVFRDDVTVGTKQKKEIDEDIGDDLDLLCQAAELVVSTQFGSTSMLQRKLRVGFAKAGRLMDLMESRNIVGPSEGSKARDVLVKPDELDGVLAVIRGESDG, from the coding sequence ATGGCCTCACGTCCCTCCGCAGCCAAGAAGCCGCCCGCCAGGAAGGCGGCCGTTCCCGCGAAGGCTCCGGCGCGGAAGGCGGTCGCCAAGAAGGCCCCGGCCAGCAAGGCCCCGGCCAAGAAGGCGCCGGCCCGCAAGCCCGCGGTCCGCAAGGTGCCGGCCAAGCCCGCGCCCAGCCCCACCGGGGGCGTGTACCGGCTCGTGCGCGCCCTCTGGCTGGGCATGGCGCACGCGGTCGGTGCCGTCTTCCGGGGCATAGGGCAGGGAGCGAAGAACCTCGACCCGGCTCACCGGAAGGACGGCGTGGCGCTGCTGCTGTTCGCGGTCGCGCTGATCGTCGCCGCCGGAACCTGGGCCGACCTGAGCGGACCCGTCGGCGACCTGGTGGAGATCCTGGTCACCGGCGCCTTCGGCCGCCTGGACCTGCTGGTGCCGATACTGTTCGCGGTCATCGCCGTGCGGTTCATCCGGCACCCGGAGCAGCCGGAGGCCAACGGCCGGATCGTCATCGGGCTGTCCGCGCTGGTCATCGGCGTCCTCGGCCAGGTCCACATCGCCTGCGGCTCGCCCGCGCGGGACGACGGCATGCGGGCGATAAGGGACGCGGGCGGGCTCATCGGCTGGGCCGCCGCCACCCCGCTGACGTACACGATGAGCGAGGTGCTCGCCGTACCTCTGCTGGTGCTGCTCACGGTGTTCGGCCTGCTCGTGGTGACCGCCACACCGGTCAACCACATCCCGCAGCGCCTGCGCGCCCTCGGCGTCCGCCTGGGCGTGCTGCACGACTACGCGGCCGACCTGGACGACGTCGAGGGCTACGACGAGCAGTGGCGCGACGAACCGCCCGCGCGCCCCCGCAGCCGCCGTGGCGGCCCGCAGGGCTACGACCCCGACGCCGCCGAGGACGAGGCGCTCACCCGGCGCCGCCCCCGCCGGGCCGCGCGGCCCGAGCCGCGCGAGATGGACGCCATCGACGTGGCCTCCGCGGCCAACGCCGCGCTCGACGGCGCCGTGCAGCACGGCATGCCGCCGTCCCCGGTCGTCGCCGACCTCACCCAGGGCGTGAGCGTGGGGGACCGCGAGGAGACCACCCCGGTCCCCGTGCCCTCCCCGGCGCCGTCGTCCCGGCCGGTGCCGGGTAAGAGGAACACCGACTCCGGTGTCCTCGACCTCACCAAGGCGCCCCCCGAGGTGCCCCGCGAGATGCCCGCCCGCGCGGAGCAGCTCCAGCTCTCCGGGGACATCACCTACTCGCTGCCCTCGCTGGACCTCCTGACGCGCGGCGGCCCCGGCAAGGCGCGCAGCGCGGCCAACGACGCGGTGGTGGCCTCCCTGCGCACGGTCTTCACCGAGTTCAAGGTGGACGCCGACGTCACCGGCTTCACCCGGGGGCCGACGGTCACCCGCTACGAGGTCCAGCTCGGCCCCGCCGTGAAGGTCGAGCGGATCACGGCGCTCGCCAAGAACATCGCATACGCGGTCGCCAGCCCGGACGTGCGGATCATCAGCCCCATCCCCGGCAAGTCGGCCGTCGGCATCGAGATCCCCAACACCGACCGGGAGATGGTCAACCTCGGGGACGTGCTGCGGCTCGCGGAGTCCGCCGAGGACGACGACCCGATGCTGGTCGCCTTCGGCAAGGACGTCGAGGGCGGCTACGTGATGCACTCGCTGGCGAAGATGCCGCACGTCCTGGTCGCCGGCGCCACCGGCTCCGGCAAGTCGTCCTGCATCAACTGCCTGATCACCTCGATCATGATGCGGGCGACCCCGGAGGACGTCCGGATGATCCTGGTCGACCCCAAGCGCGTCGAGCTGACGGCCTACGAGGGCATCCCGCACCTGATCACGCCGATCATCACCAACCCCAAGCGGGCCGCCGAGGCCCTCCAGTGGGTCGTGCGCGAGATGGACCTGCGCTACGACGACCTCGCCGCCTACGGCTTCCGGCACATCGACGACTTCAACCGCGCCGTGCGCGAGGGCAAGGTCACCCCGCCGCTCGGCAGCGAGCGCGAGCTCCAGCCGTACCCGTACCTGCTGGTGATCGTGGACGAGCTGGCCGACCTGATGATGGTCGCCCCGCGTGACGTCGAGGACTCGATCGTCCGCATCACCCAGCTCGCGCGGGCCGCCGGAATCCACCTGGTGCTGGCCACCCAGCGGCCCTCGGTGGACGTGGTCACCGGCCTCATCAAGGCCAACGTGCCCTCCCGGCTGGCCTTCGCCACCTCCTCGCTCGCGGACTCCCGCGTCATCCTCGACCAGCCCGGCGCCGAGAAGCTCATCGGCAAGGGCGACGGCCTGTTCCTGCCCATGGGCGCCAACAAGCCGACCCGAATGCAGGGCGCCTTCGTCACCGAGGCCGAGGTCGCGGTCGTCGTCCAGCACTGCAAGGACCAGATGGCGCCGGTCTTCCGGGACGACGTCACCGTGGGCACCAAGCAGAAGAAGGAGATCGACGAGGACATCGGCGACGACCTCGACCTGCTGTGCCAGGCAGCCGAGCTGGTGGTCTCCACCCAGTTCGGGTCGACGTCCATGCTCCAGCGCAAGCTCCGGGTCGGCTTCGCCAAGGCGGGCCGGCTGATGGACCTCATGGAGTCCCGGAACATCGTCGGCCCCAGTGAGGGCTCCAAGGCCCGTGACGTTCTTGTGAAGCCTGACGAACTGGACGGCGTGCTCGCCGTGATTCGCGGGGAGTCTGACGGATAG
- a CDS encoding response regulator translates to MVQKAKILLVDDRPENLLALEAILSALDQTLVRASSGEEALKALLTDDFAVILLDVQMPGMDGFETAAHIKRRERTRDIPIIFLTAINHGPHHTFRGYAAGAVDYISKPFDPWVLRAKVSVFVELYMKNCQLREQAALLRLQLEGGGKDTVDSKEPAGLLAELSARLAAVEEQAEALSKQLDDESADAAAVATAAHLERKLTGLRRALDALEPGADGSAPLPPQG, encoded by the coding sequence ATGGTGCAGAAGGCCAAGATCCTCCTGGTCGATGACCGGCCGGAGAATCTGCTGGCGCTGGAGGCCATCCTCTCTGCGCTCGATCAGACGCTGGTGCGGGCATCTTCCGGGGAGGAAGCGCTCAAAGCACTGCTCACGGACGATTTCGCGGTCATCCTGCTGGATGTCCAGATGCCGGGCATGGACGGCTTCGAGACGGCCGCGCACATCAAGCGGCGGGAGCGGACTCGGGACATCCCGATCATCTTCCTCACCGCGATCAACCACGGCCCGCACCACACCTTCCGGGGTTATGCGGCGGGGGCGGTCGACTACATCTCCAAGCCGTTCGACCCGTGGGTGCTGCGCGCCAAGGTCTCGGTCTTCGTCGAGCTGTACATGAAGAACTGCCAGTTGCGCGAGCAGGCCGCGCTGTTGCGGCTCCAGTTGGAGGGCGGCGGCAAGGACACCGTCGACAGCAAGGAGCCCGCCGGGCTGCTGGCGGAGCTGTCCGCGCGGCTCGCGGCCGTCGAGGAGCAGGCCGAGGCGCTCTCCAAGCAGTTGGACGACGAGTCGGCCGACGCCGCGGCGGTGGCCACGGCCGCCCATCTGGAGCGCAAACTCACCGGACTGCGCCGGGCGCTGGACGCCCTGGAGCCGGGCGCCGACGGCTCGGCCCCACTGCCACCGCAGGGCTGA
- a CDS encoding HAMP domain-containing protein codes for MESGAATRGNKTRAKGRPSPRRSGGVTEVDTAALNRLLAALESMRDGNFRKRLTVSGDGVMSEIAAVFNEVADRNLHLTGELARVRRTVGREGKLTERLETGACEGSWAAAVENSNALVDDLVWPVSEVSRVLTAVAEGDLSPRMDLRTEAPDGTGHPLRGEFLKVGRTVNNLVDQLSTFTDEVTRVAIEVGTDGKLGGQAKVRGMSGSWKDLTESVNTMANRLTAQVRDIALVTTAVAGGDLSRKVTVQVAGEMLELKNTVNTMVEQLSSFSSEVTRVAREVGTEGILGGQAQVPGVAGVWKELTDSVNTMAGNLTAQVRGISQVTTAVANGDLSQKVTVPARGEVAQLAETINQMTETLRIFADEVTRVANEVGAEGRLGGQANVPGAAGTWKDLTDSVNTVFRNLTTQVRDIAAVTTAVASGDLSQKVTVDVAGEMLELKNTVNGMVDQLSAFGAEVTRVAREIGVEGELGGQAQVSGAAGTWKDLTDSVNTAFRNLTGQVRNIAQVTTAVANGDLSQKVTVDVSGEMLQLKNTVNTMVDQLSSFADQVTRMARDVGTEGRLGGQARVDGVSGTWKELTDSVNFMAGNLTSQVRNIAQVTTAVANGDLSQKIDVDARGEILELKNTINTMVDQLSAFADQVTRVARDVGTEGRLGGQAQVPGVAGVWRDLTDSVNGMAGNLTAQVRNIAQVATAVARGDLSQKITVDARGEILELKNTLNTMVDQLSSFAQEVTRVAREVGTEGMLGGQAEVQGVSGTWKDLTQSVNFMANNLTIQVRNIAEVTTAVAKGDLSKKITVDAKGEILELVTTVNTMVDQLSSFAEQVTRVAREVGTEGILGGQAHVPGVTGIWKDLSNNVNLMANNLTMQVRNISQVASAVANGDLTRQVTIEARGEVAQLADTINTMVKTLSSFADQVTKVAREVGTDGILGGQAHVPGVAGTWKDLTESVNGMASNLTGQVRNIAMVTTAIAKGDLTKKIDIDARGEILELKTTINTMVDQLSSFAEEVTRVAREVGTEGALGGQARVLDVDGTWRDLTESVNEMAGNLTRQVRAIAKVATAVTRGDLNLKIDVDASGEIQELQDYINKMIANLRDTTIANKEQDWLKGNLARISALMQGRRDLEDVASLIMSELTPVVSAQHGAFFLTIPLVDGQDLAADGEEEYELRMLGSYGCSTGAMPTSFRPGEGLIGTAAQEKRTILVKDVPSGYLKISSGLGEAPPAQVIVLPVVFEGNVLGVIELASFTPFTHIQRDFLNQIAEMIATSVNTISVNTKTEQLLKQSQELTEQLRERSEELENRQKALQSSNAELEEKAELLARQNRDIEVKNTEIEEARQVLEERAEQLAVSMRYKSEFLANMSHELRTPLNSLLILAKLLADNAESNLSPKQVEFAETIHGAGSDLLQLINDILDLSKVEAGKMDVSPTRIALVQLVDYVEATFRPLTAEKGLDLSVRVSPELPATLHTDEQRLLQVLRNLLSNAVKFTDSGSVELVIRPAGTDVPQVIREQLLEAGVLTDPDADLIAFSVTDTGIGIAASKMRVIFEAFKQADGTTSRKYGGTGLGLSISREIAQLLGGEIHAQSEPGRGSTFTLYLPLHPSELPPQGYQQSVPPLEAGELVASEAHLSARLAAPQVETPAEVKSYRETQNGPAALFRRRRRSLPSAEQRPEQSITIEQPEGSERPVRTVRFGGEKVLIVDDDIRNVFALTSVLEQQGLSVLYAENGREGIEVLEQHDDVAVVLMDIMMPEMDGYATTTAIRRMPQFAGLPIIALTAKAMKGDREKAIQSGASDYVTKPVDPDHLLGVMRQWMRPE; via the coding sequence GTGGAGTCTGGCGCAGCGACGCGGGGCAATAAGACGCGCGCGAAGGGCCGGCCGTCCCCGCGCAGGAGCGGCGGCGTCACCGAGGTGGACACGGCTGCCCTGAACCGGTTGCTCGCCGCGCTGGAATCCATGCGCGACGGGAACTTCCGCAAGCGGCTCACGGTGTCCGGCGACGGTGTGATGTCGGAGATCGCGGCGGTCTTCAACGAGGTGGCCGACCGCAATCTGCATCTGACCGGTGAGCTGGCGCGGGTGCGGCGCACGGTCGGGCGTGAGGGAAAGCTCACGGAGCGGCTGGAGACGGGTGCCTGCGAGGGCTCCTGGGCGGCCGCCGTGGAGAACTCCAACGCGCTGGTCGACGATCTGGTGTGGCCGGTGTCCGAGGTCAGCCGGGTGCTGACGGCGGTCGCGGAGGGCGATCTGTCGCCGCGCATGGACCTGCGCACCGAGGCGCCGGACGGGACCGGGCATCCGCTGCGGGGCGAGTTCCTGAAGGTCGGCCGGACCGTGAACAACCTGGTCGACCAGTTGTCCACGTTCACCGACGAGGTCACCCGCGTGGCCATCGAGGTCGGCACCGACGGCAAGCTCGGCGGGCAGGCGAAGGTGCGGGGCATGTCGGGGTCCTGGAAGGACCTGACGGAGTCCGTCAACACGATGGCGAACCGGCTGACGGCGCAGGTGCGGGACATCGCGCTGGTGACGACGGCGGTCGCCGGCGGCGATCTGTCGCGCAAGGTCACCGTGCAGGTGGCCGGCGAGATGCTGGAGCTGAAGAACACCGTCAACACGATGGTGGAGCAGCTCTCCTCGTTCTCCTCCGAGGTGACCCGGGTGGCCCGCGAGGTGGGCACCGAGGGCATCCTGGGCGGCCAGGCGCAGGTACCGGGCGTGGCCGGGGTGTGGAAGGAGCTGACCGACTCCGTCAACACGATGGCCGGGAACCTGACCGCGCAGGTGCGCGGGATCTCCCAGGTGACGACGGCCGTGGCCAACGGTGACCTGTCGCAGAAGGTGACGGTGCCCGCGCGCGGCGAGGTGGCGCAGCTCGCCGAGACGATCAACCAGATGACCGAGACGCTGCGGATCTTCGCGGACGAGGTCACGCGCGTGGCCAACGAGGTGGGTGCCGAGGGGCGGCTCGGCGGCCAGGCGAACGTGCCGGGTGCGGCGGGTACGTGGAAGGATCTGACGGACTCCGTGAACACGGTGTTCCGGAATCTCACCACCCAGGTGCGGGACATCGCCGCCGTGACGACCGCCGTGGCCAGCGGTGACCTGTCGCAGAAGGTCACCGTGGACGTGGCCGGCGAGATGCTGGAGCTGAAGAACACCGTCAACGGGATGGTGGACCAGCTCTCGGCGTTCGGTGCCGAGGTGACGCGGGTGGCGCGGGAGATCGGCGTCGAGGGTGAACTGGGCGGCCAGGCACAGGTGTCGGGCGCGGCCGGTACCTGGAAGGACCTGACCGACTCGGTCAACACCGCTTTCCGCAACCTCACCGGCCAGGTGCGCAACATCGCCCAGGTGACGACGGCGGTGGCCAACGGCGATCTGTCGCAGAAGGTCACCGTGGACGTGTCCGGCGAGATGCTCCAGTTGAAGAACACCGTGAACACGATGGTGGACCAGCTCTCCAGCTTCGCCGACCAGGTGACGCGGATGGCCCGTGACGTGGGCACCGAGGGGCGCCTCGGCGGTCAGGCGCGGGTGGACGGGGTGTCCGGCACCTGGAAGGAGCTGACGGACTCCGTCAACTTCATGGCCGGGAACCTCACTTCCCAGGTGCGCAACATCGCCCAGGTGACGACGGCGGTGGCCAACGGTGACCTCTCGCAGAAGATCGACGTGGACGCGCGCGGCGAGATCCTGGAGCTGAAGAACACCATCAACACGATGGTGGACCAGCTCTCCGCCTTCGCCGACCAGGTGACCCGCGTGGCCCGCGACGTGGGCACCGAGGGCCGCCTCGGCGGTCAGGCGCAGGTGCCGGGCGTGGCCGGTGTGTGGCGGGACCTCACCGATTCGGTGAACGGTATGGCGGGGAACCTCACCGCGCAGGTCCGCAACATCGCCCAGGTGGCCACCGCGGTGGCGCGGGGTGACCTCTCCCAGAAGATCACCGTGGACGCGCGCGGGGAGATCCTGGAGCTGAAGAACACCCTGAACACGATGGTGGACCAGCTCTCGTCCTTCGCGCAGGAGGTCACCAGGGTCGCCCGTGAGGTGGGTACGGAGGGCATGCTCGGCGGTCAGGCCGAGGTGCAGGGTGTCTCCGGCACCTGGAAGGACCTCACCCAGTCCGTGAACTTCATGGCCAACAACCTGACGATCCAGGTGCGGAACATCGCCGAGGTCACGACGGCCGTGGCCAAGGGTGACCTGTCGAAGAAGATCACCGTCGACGCCAAGGGCGAGATCCTCGAACTGGTCACCACGGTCAACACCATGGTCGACCAGCTCTCCAGCTTCGCCGAGCAGGTGACGCGGGTGGCGCGTGAGGTGGGCACCGAGGGCATCCTGGGCGGCCAGGCGCACGTACCGGGTGTCACGGGCATCTGGAAGGACCTCAGCAACAATGTGAACCTGATGGCCAACAACCTGACCATGCAGGTGCGGAACATCTCCCAGGTGGCCTCCGCGGTGGCCAACGGTGACCTGACGCGCCAGGTCACCATCGAGGCGCGCGGTGAGGTGGCGCAGCTCGCCGACACCATCAACACGATGGTGAAGACGCTGAGTTCGTTCGCCGACCAGGTCACCAAGGTGGCCCGTGAGGTGGGTACGGACGGCATCCTGGGCGGCCAGGCGCACGTACCCGGTGTGGCGGGTACGTGGAAGGACCTCACCGAGTCGGTGAACGGCATGGCGTCCAACCTGACCGGCCAGGTGCGCAACATCGCCATGGTCACGACGGCGATCGCCAAGGGCGACCTGACCAAGAAGATCGACATCGACGCGCGGGGCGAGATCCTCGAGCTGAAGACGACGATCAACACGATGGTCGACCAACTGTCCAGCTTCGCCGAGGAGGTGACCCGCGTCGCCCGCGAGGTGGGCACCGAGGGCGCTCTCGGCGGCCAGGCGCGGGTGCTGGACGTGGACGGCACCTGGCGGGACCTCACCGAGTCGGTGAACGAGATGGCCGGGAACCTGACCCGGCAGGTGCGCGCCATCGCCAAGGTGGCGACCGCGGTGACGCGCGGTGACCTGAACCTGAAGATCGACGTGGACGCGTCCGGGGAGATCCAGGAACTCCAGGACTACATCAACAAGATGATCGCCAACCTGCGCGACACCACGATCGCCAACAAGGAGCAGGACTGGCTCAAGGGCAACCTCGCCCGCATCTCCGCGCTGATGCAGGGCCGCCGGGACCTGGAGGACGTGGCCTCGCTGATCATGAGCGAGCTGACCCCGGTGGTCTCCGCCCAGCACGGCGCGTTCTTCCTGACCATCCCGCTGGTCGACGGCCAGGACCTGGCCGCGGACGGCGAGGAGGAGTACGAGCTGCGCATGCTCGGCTCCTACGGCTGCTCCACGGGCGCGATGCCGACCTCCTTCCGGCCCGGTGAGGGGCTGATCGGGACGGCCGCGCAGGAGAAGCGGACGATCCTGGTCAAGGACGTGCCCAGCGGCTACCTGAAGATCTCCTCCGGGCTGGGCGAGGCCCCTCCGGCGCAGGTCATCGTCTTGCCGGTGGTGTTCGAGGGCAATGTGCTCGGCGTGATCGAGCTGGCGTCCTTCACGCCGTTCACCCACATCCAGCGGGACTTCCTCAACCAGATCGCGGAGATGATCGCCACCAGCGTCAACACGATCTCCGTCAACACCAAGACCGAGCAGTTGCTGAAGCAGTCCCAGGAGCTGACCGAGCAGCTCCGGGAGCGCTCCGAGGAGCTGGAGAACCGGCAGAAGGCGCTGCAGTCCTCCAACGCCGAGCTGGAGGAGAAGGCCGAGCTGCTGGCCCGGCAGAACCGGGACATCGAGGTGAAGAACACCGAGATCGAGGAGGCCCGGCAGGTCCTGGAGGAGCGTGCCGAGCAGCTCGCGGTGTCGATGCGGTACAAGAGCGAGTTCCTCGCCAACATGTCGCACGAGCTGCGTACCCCGCTCAACTCGCTGCTGATCCTGGCCAAGCTGCTCGCCGACAACGCCGAGAGCAACCTGTCCCCGAAGCAGGTCGAGTTCGCGGAGACCATCCACGGCGCCGGGTCCGACCTGCTCCAGCTCATCAACGACATCCTGGACCTGTCCAAGGTCGAGGCCGGCAAGATGGACGTCTCCCCGACCCGGATCGCGCTGGTCCAGCTCGTGGACTACGTGGAGGCGACCTTCCGGCCGCTGACCGCCGAGAAGGGCCTGGACCTGTCGGTGCGGGTCTCCCCGGAGCTGCCGGCCACCCTGCACACCGACGAGCAGCGACTGCTCCAGGTGCTGCGCAACCTGCTGTCCAACGCGGTGAAGTTCACCGACTCCGGCTCCGTGGAGCTGGTGATCCGGCCCGCCGGTACGGACGTGCCGCAGGTCATCCGGGAGCAGTTGCTGGAGGCCGGGGTGCTGACCGACCCGGACGCCGACCTGATCGCGTTCTCGGTGACCGACACCGGCATCGGCATCGCGGCCAGCAAGATGCGCGTGATCTTCGAGGCGTTCAAGCAGGCGGACGGCACGACCAGCCGCAAGTACGGCGGCACCGGCCTCGGTCTGTCCATCTCGCGGGAGATCGCCCAGTTGCTCGGCGGTGAGATCCACGCGCAGAGCGAGCCGGGCCGCGGCTCCACGTTCACGCTGTACCTGCCGCTGCACCCGAGCGAACTCCCGCCGCAGGGCTACCAGCAGTCGGTACCCCCGCTGGAGGCCGGTGAGCTGGTGGCCTCCGAGGCGCATCTGTCCGCCAGGCTGGCGGCGCCCCAGGTCGAGACGCCGGCCGAGGTGAAGTCGTACCGGGAGACGCAGAACGGGCCCGCCGCCCTCTTCCGGCGCCGCCGCCGGAGCCTGCCGTCGGCCGAGCAGCGGCCGGAGCAGTCCATCACCATCGAGCAGCCGGAGGGCTCCGAGCGGCCGGTGCGCACGGTGCGGTTCGGCGGCGAGAAGGTGCTCATCGTCGACGACGACATCCGCAACGTGTTCGCGCTCACCAGTGTTCTGGAACAGCAGGGCCTCTCGGTCCTCTACGCCGAGAACGGCCGCGAGGGCATCGAGGTCCTGGAGCAGCACGACGACGTGGCGGTGGTGCTGATGGACATCATGATGCCCGAGATGGACGGGTACGCGACCACGACCGCGATCCGCAGGATGCCGCAGTTCGCGGGCCTGCCGATCATCGCGCTGACCGCGAAGGCGATGAAGGGCGACCGGGAGAAGGCGATCCAGTCGGGCGCCTCCGACTACGTCACCAAGCCGGTCGACCCCGATCATCTGCTGGGTGTCATGCGACAGTGGATGCGGCCGGAGTGA